From Acidiferrobacteraceae bacterium, one genomic window encodes:
- a CDS encoding DUF2569 domain-containing protein, with amino-acid sequence MSEQEQALQAEAVDKNLEGIGGWLILPAIGMVLGPIVGVVGLVFALGLYSRVAQAGYGGVFAVELLVGAALLAFAIYVAVLFFRKQRKAPRMIIILLAAGLGTDLFLLVVELAASAQVFAAETLKQLVRDMIGAAIWIPYFRVSKRVKATFVN; translated from the coding sequence ATGAGCGAGCAGGAACAGGCATTGCAGGCGGAAGCAGTCGACAAGAATCTCGAGGGCATTGGCGGATGGCTAATTCTTCCGGCCATCGGAATGGTGCTGGGGCCCATTGTTGGCGTGGTGGGGCTGGTGTTCGCCCTGGGACTGTATTCCCGGGTGGCACAGGCAGGTTACGGTGGGGTGTTTGCGGTGGAACTGCTGGTCGGTGCCGCGCTGCTCGCCTTCGCGATCTATGTGGCCGTTCTTTTTTTCCGCAAGCAACGCAAGGCGCCGCGCATGATCATCATTCTCCTGGCGGCTGGCTTGGGTACGGATCTGTTTCTGCTCGTGGTCGAGCTAGCCGCAAGTGCACAAGTGTTTGCCGCCGAAACACTGAAGCAGCTCGTGCGTGACATGATCGGCGCTGCCATCTGGATTCCGTATTTCCGCGTGTCCAAACGGGTCAAGGCCACGTTCGTGAACTGA
- the gluQRS gene encoding tRNA glutamyl-Q(34) synthetase GluQRS, protein MMRGRFAPSPTGPLHLGSLVAALGSYLDARSAGGEWLVRMEDLDPPREQAGAADDILRTLEALGFQWDGPVVYQSRRGPLYEEALAELSAQDHIYFCTCSRKEIADLGLPGIDGPRYPGTCRYAHHDPHDAAIRLRTDDRLIEFQDAVRGTRQQRVESEIGDFVLRRRDGLYSYQLAVVVDDANQGVTDVVRGADLMDSTGRQIFLQRFLNIATPAYLHLPLVVDPSGQKLSKQSGAQAVDIRRANHVLCDALQYLGQETSPELRGASAGEILEFATSRWDRRQIPVEPQTVRQGTTDHEAQDRDT, encoded by the coding sequence ATGATGCGCGGCCGTTTTGCCCCCTCTCCTACCGGACCCCTGCACCTTGGTTCCCTGGTCGCCGCCCTGGGCAGCTACCTCGATGCCCGCTCCGCCGGCGGCGAATGGCTGGTGCGCATGGAAGACCTGGATCCGCCACGGGAACAGGCAGGCGCGGCGGACGATATCCTGCGCACCCTTGAGGCCCTTGGTTTCCAGTGGGACGGGCCGGTGGTGTATCAAAGCCGCCGTGGCCCACTGTACGAAGAGGCCCTGGCGGAACTGTCGGCCCAGGATCACATCTACTTCTGCACCTGTTCTCGCAAGGAGATCGCCGACCTGGGGCTACCCGGAATCGACGGCCCCCGCTATCCCGGCACCTGCCGATACGCACACCATGACCCCCACGACGCCGCCATCCGCTTGCGCACTGATGACCGTTTGATCGAGTTCCAAGACGCGGTCCGTGGAACCAGGCAACAAAGGGTGGAAAGCGAAATCGGAGACTTCGTCCTTCGCCGTCGCGACGGTCTGTACAGTTATCAGCTGGCCGTGGTGGTCGACGACGCCAATCAGGGCGTCACCGATGTGGTTCGGGGCGCGGACCTGATGGATTCCACAGGGCGCCAAATCTTCCTTCAACGATTTCTTAACATTGCCACGCCTGCCTACCTGCACCTGCCCCTTGTCGTGGATCCCTCGGGCCAGAAACTAAGCAAGCAGTCCGGCGCGCAGGCGGTCGACATCCGGCGCGCAAACCATGTACTCTGTGATGCCCTGCAGTATTTGGGACAGGAGACATCCCCGGAACTGCGCGGGGCATCAGCGGGAGAAATTCTTGAATTCGCCACAAGCCGTTGGGATCGTCGGCAAATCCCCGTGGAACCGCAGACCGTCAGGCAAGGGACAACCGACCATGAAGCGCAAGACCGAGACACCTGA
- a CDS encoding cupin domain-containing protein, which yields MKDKHLPIAIQAEEVPPRTKPSLYPKPFAARVDGRVKRALGDLFGLRNFGVNLTRLTPGSISALRHAHTRQDEFIFVLQGEPTLYTDQGPTRLVPGMCAGFPAGTGDAHHLVNESDDDVLYLEVGDRTLGDAAVYPDDDLAAALVDEEWKFTHKDGTPYP from the coding sequence TTGAAAGACAAGCATCTTCCGATCGCCATCCAGGCAGAGGAGGTACCCCCGCGCACGAAACCATCGCTCTACCCGAAACCTTTCGCGGCACGTGTGGACGGCAGGGTGAAGCGTGCCCTGGGCGATCTGTTCGGCCTCCGGAACTTTGGCGTGAACCTCACCCGCCTGACCCCGGGTTCAATATCGGCGCTGCGCCACGCCCATACGCGGCAGGACGAATTCATCTTTGTATTGCAGGGCGAGCCAACGCTGTATACGGACCAGGGACCGACCCGGCTGGTCCCGGGAATGTGCGCGGGATTTCCGGCCGGCACAGGAGATGCCCATCATCTGGTGAATGAATCGGATGACGATGTGCTGTATCTCGAAGTAGGCGACCGGACGTTGGGTGATGCAGCGGTTTATCCCGACGACGATCTGGCAGCGGCGCTGGTGGACGAAGAATGGAAATTCACCCACAAGGACGGCACGCCTTACCCCTGA
- a CDS encoding EAL domain-containing protein, translating to MATSATTIQLEAKLEQALERNEFRLEYQPQIDIDNGAVAGFEALLRWQPKGAHDVSPWEFIPLLESSGLINRVGAWIIDTACAHWREWTERRLVSPEARLGINVSACQFAEGNLVQLLEEALRKYNLDPASIEIELTESAVMLDTHRTRKALRQIRRLGIGLSMDDFGTGYATMAYLRRFRFDTLKIDRSFIQRIRTKKKDLAIAMSMIQLAHILELRTVVEGVETPEQLASLRRMGCGVAQGHYFARPLPAGDIPDFLRDWRGIDGIPLALAASR from the coding sequence ATGGCTACCAGCGCTACCACGATACAACTGGAAGCGAAGCTCGAGCAGGCGCTTGAGCGCAATGAATTTCGCCTTGAATATCAACCACAGATCGACATCGACAACGGCGCCGTGGCCGGCTTCGAAGCCCTGCTTCGTTGGCAGCCGAAGGGCGCACACGATGTATCGCCGTGGGAGTTTATCCCCTTGCTGGAAAGCAGTGGCCTGATCAATCGCGTGGGCGCCTGGATCATCGACACCGCGTGCGCCCATTGGCGGGAGTGGACGGAACGGAGGCTCGTATCTCCCGAAGCGCGCCTGGGGATCAATGTTTCGGCCTGCCAGTTTGCCGAAGGCAACCTGGTTCAGTTGCTGGAAGAAGCCCTGCGGAAGTACAACCTCGACCCAGCGAGCATCGAAATAGAGCTGACCGAGAGTGCGGTCATGCTGGATACTCATCGCACCCGCAAGGCCCTGCGGCAGATCCGGCGTCTGGGTATCGGGCTTTCCATGGACGACTTTGGAACCGGTTACGCCACCATGGCCTATCTCCGCCGTTTCCGTTTCGACACTCTCAAGATTGATCGATCCTTCATTCAGCGTATCCGCACCAAAAAGAAAGACCTCGCCATTGCCATGTCCATGATCCAGCTGGCCCACATACTCGAACTGCGAACCGTGGTCGAGGGCGTGGAAACGCCGGAGCAGCTCGCCAGTCTGCGTCGTATGGGCTGCGGCGTCGCCCAGGGACACTATTTCGCAAGACCGCTGCCCGCCGGGGACATTCCCGACTTTCTGCGGGACTGGCGCGGCATCGACGGGATACCCCTTGCATTAGCCGCCAGCCGCTAG
- a CDS encoding hydrolase, with the protein MPEAPSVPPAPEVPGFQPAWWCRNRHLQTLLPLLSKQPLPPLRRERLELPDGDFLDLDWTPRGNGPRVLVLHGLEGSVESHYARRVLRAIDDAGWQGVLMHFRGCSGEPNRLPRRYHSGETGDLAYVVEVLRKRDGRTPLAVVGYSLGGNVLLKWLGENGDHAAVTAAVAISVPFMLDRLADHMNHGFARVYQAHLVRSLVKNTLSKRSLLAGRIDMTRVPKLHSFWEFDDAVTAPLHGFENARRYYQASSSRPFVGHIKIPTLILHARDDPFMVPEVIPQEEELGPGVQLELTEGGGHVGFIEGGTPWHPRYWLERRIIDYLRQRL; encoded by the coding sequence ATGCCTGAAGCGCCATCCGTTCCACCCGCGCCGGAAGTCCCCGGATTTCAACCCGCCTGGTGGTGCCGCAACCGCCACCTGCAAACCCTCCTGCCCCTTCTGAGCAAGCAGCCACTGCCGCCGCTTCGGCGTGAGCGTCTGGAGCTGCCCGATGGAGACTTCCTGGACCTGGACTGGACCCCGCGTGGAAACGGCCCCCGCGTCCTGGTCCTGCATGGACTCGAAGGTTCGGTGGAATCCCACTATGCACGCCGCGTCCTGCGCGCGATCGATGATGCCGGCTGGCAAGGGGTGCTCATGCACTTCCGCGGCTGCAGCGGCGAACCCAATCGCCTGCCGCGCCGCTACCACTCCGGCGAAACCGGCGACCTGGCCTATGTCGTGGAGGTGCTGCGCAAGCGCGACGGGCGCACGCCCCTGGCCGTCGTTGGCTACTCCCTGGGCGGAAACGTATTGCTAAAGTGGCTGGGCGAGAATGGCGATCATGCCGCGGTCACCGCCGCGGTCGCGATCTCGGTGCCCTTCATGCTGGATCGCCTCGCGGATCACATGAATCATGGCTTCGCCCGCGTCTACCAGGCACACCTCGTCCGCTCACTGGTGAAGAACACGCTTTCGAAGCGGAGTTTGCTCGCTGGCCGAATCGACATGACGAGAGTGCCGAAACTCCATTCGTTCTGGGAGTTCGACGACGCGGTCACCGCCCCCCTGCATGGCTTCGAGAACGCACGCCGCTACTACCAGGCGTCAAGTTCGCGCCCGTTCGTCGGCCACATCAAGATCCCGACCCTGATCCTGCATGCGCGCGACGATCCGTTCATGGTTCCCGAGGTGATTCCGCAAGAAGAAGAACTCGGACCCGGGGTGCAGCTGGAACTGACCGAGGGGGGTGGTCACGTCGGATTCATCGAGGGCGGTACCCCCTGGCATCCGCGCTACTGGCTGGAGCGCCGGATCATCGATTATTTGCGGCAGCGCCTCTAG
- a CDS encoding M23 family metallopeptidase, which yields MDLEAGIVISPPLDGEWRFLRPPGHHPFAFDFVKTGARKRAQHPGTQLKFYLSRVASRDFYCWDEPVRAPLDGTVIRVGSGWPDHEYANLWNMIRLWYNATYRFRPQMGEGRLDIRPNAGNHVMIQAREGHVVFLAHLRNGSIVVSEGQEVHRREVVGRVGSSGNSTMPHLHMNLFDQMDDPYRAKVVPFVFDSFQSRDSKGQWVEESDCVPMVGTHIRFHSR from the coding sequence ATGGATTTGGAAGCGGGCATCGTGATTTCGCCTCCGCTTGATGGTGAGTGGAGATTTCTGCGTCCCCCCGGTCACCACCCCTTCGCGTTTGATTTCGTCAAGACCGGCGCGAGGAAGAGGGCGCAGCACCCCGGAACGCAGCTGAAGTTCTATCTTTCCCGGGTAGCCTCGCGTGACTTCTACTGCTGGGACGAGCCCGTGCGCGCGCCGCTCGATGGCACGGTAATCCGCGTTGGATCCGGCTGGCCGGACCATGAGTATGCAAATTTGTGGAACATGATCCGCCTTTGGTACAACGCGACCTATCGTTTCCGCCCGCAAATGGGCGAGGGGCGGCTGGATATCCGCCCGAACGCAGGTAATCATGTAATGATTCAGGCACGGGAAGGGCACGTCGTATTTCTGGCACACCTGCGCAACGGGTCCATTGTCGTATCGGAAGGGCAGGAAGTGCATCGTCGAGAGGTCGTGGGCCGGGTAGGAAGTTCGGGGAACTCGACCATGCCTCACCTGCATATGAATCTTTTTGATCAAATGGACGATCCGTATCGCGCAAAAGTCGTGCCATTCGTGTTTGACAGCTTTCAGTCCCGGGACAGCAAAGGGCAGTGGGTCGAAGAGTCGGACTGCGTTCCGATGGTCGGGACTCATATTCGTTTTCACAGCCGGTAA